One window of uncultured Methanobrevibacter sp. genomic DNA carries:
- a CDS encoding TrkA family potassium uptake protein — protein sequence MYAIIMGGGRVGLALANLLIDSGADITLIENDESLCNEIASELDALVIHGNGTNSKMLEEINIEDADYFIATTGNDEANLLSCILVRKYDVQHIIARVSNPDHEEAFKEVGIDKVISPEISAARELAQYVMNPNVSTLTTLGEGDAEIKEMTITNDKVVGKRFKDISPTKDYIIIASYQSGKFVIPQPDDVISRGEKISVVVKRGTFNKVSKKLEK from the coding sequence ATGTATGCAATTATTATGGGAGGAGGTCGTGTAGGACTTGCTCTTGCTAATTTATTAATAGATTCAGGAGCTGATATAACTTTAATCGAAAATGACGAATCATTATGTAATGAAATTGCATCAGAACTTGATGCTCTCGTTATCCACGGTAACGGGACAAATTCAAAAATGCTTGAAGAAATTAATATTGAAGATGCGGATTATTTTATAGCGACTACTGGTAACGACGAAGCAAACCTGCTTTCATGTATTTTAGTAAGAAAATATGATGTTCAGCACATTATTGCACGTGTAAGTAATCCTGACCACGAAGAGGCATTTAAAGAAGTCGGAATTGACAAAGTAATCAGTCCGGAAATAAGTGCTGCAAGGGAACTTGCACAGTATGTAATGAATCCGAATGTTTCCACATTGACCACACTTGGAGAAGGAGATGCTGAAATAAAAGAAATGACAATAACAAATGATAAAGTTGTTGGAAAACGTTTTAAAGACATCTCACCAACAAAAGACTACATCATAATTGCCAGTTACCAAAGCGGAAAATTTGTTATTCCACAACCGGACGACGTGATTTCCCGTGGAGAAAAAATATCCGTTGTAGTAAAAAGAGGAACATTCAATAAAGTTTCCAAAAAATTAGAAAAATAA
- a CDS encoding MBL fold metallo-hydrolase translates to MSDIVFIIGFNYDSNCFLINGNTLVDTGAGQNKDYLFSKLRENGVEPEDIEFIVNTHCHFDHIGGNCFFPNAKIAVHRLDAISMRNEDTLGTSMSAFGNKDNTRVDIELEDGDEIAGFKVIHTPGHTAGGICLWDGENLISGDTIFAGGGVGRMDIGGSYEDMKKSVSRLTELDVKNIYPGHGPIVENNGKDHIKLSYSYL, encoded by the coding sequence ATGTCAGATATTGTTTTTATTATAGGATTCAACTATGATTCAAATTGTTTTTTAATTAATGGAAATACTTTAGTTGATACTGGTGCAGGTCAAAATAAGGATTATTTGTTTTCAAAACTTCGTGAAAATGGCGTGGAACCTGAGGATATTGAATTTATAGTTAATACTCATTGTCATTTTGACCATATTGGTGGAAATTGTTTTTTCCCAAATGCAAAAATTGCTGTTCATAGATTGGATGCAATATCCATGAGAAATGAAGACACTTTAGGAACTTCCATGTCTGCTTTTGGCAATAAAGATAACACTAGAGTGGATATCGAGCTTGAAGACGGTGATGAAATTGCAGGTTTTAAAGTAATTCACACTCCTGGCCATACTGCTGGCGGAATCTGTTTGTGGGACGGTGAAAATCTGATTAGTGGCGATACAATTTTTGCAGGTGGTGGTGTTGGTAGAATGGACATTGGCGGAAGCTATGAAGATATGAAAAAAAGTGTATCCAGATTAACTGAGCTGGATGTTAAAAATATCTACCCTGGCCACGGTCCAATAGTGGAAAATAATGGAAAAGACCATATTAAATTGTCTTATTCCTATTTATAA
- the hjc gene encoding Holliday junction resolvase Hjc, which yields MAKKGSAEERDLVHKLWDRNFAAMRAPASGGATKNPLPDVVAGNGKIYLAIEVKTTTKDKVYIDEAQILALCDFSKIFGAKPYIGVRFKYTKWLFLEPENTPRTRNGNYKVEKDYALEKGLEIDEIAGIDKQMKFE from the coding sequence ATGGCTAAAAAAGGATCTGCTGAAGAAAGAGATTTGGTGCATAAATTATGGGATAGGAATTTTGCAGCTATGAGGGCTCCGGCATCTGGTGGAGCTACTAAAAATCCGCTTCCTGACGTTGTTGCAGGCAATGGAAAGATTTATCTGGCAATTGAAGTTAAAACCACTACCAAAGATAAAGTTTACATTGATGAGGCACAGATTTTAGCATTATGCGATTTTTCAAAAATATTTGGTGCAAAGCCATATATTGGTGTTAGGTTCAAATACACAAAATGGCTTTTTTTGGAACCAGAAAATACTCCTAGAACTAGGAATGGAAATTATAAGGTTGAAAAGGATTATGCACTGGAAAAAGGTTTGGAAATTGATGAGATTGCCGGTATCGATAAGCAAATGAAATTTGAATAA